One part of the uncultured Celeribacter sp. genome encodes these proteins:
- a CDS encoding LysR family transcriptional regulator ArgP encodes MLNPSDYPALAALAAVLRHGSFDAAARALSVTPSAISQRIKALEDRLGAPLVLRGTPCTGTATGLRLARHMEDLGLLEAQLAQDLGQDRTQNVPRAPLRLAVNADSLATWFCAAMAGHDGPLYQLYIDDQDHSADWLKRGDVVAAVSARATAVPGCDLYPLGALRYHAVATPDFVARYFPDGITAAALTTAPALNFDEKDRLQSTWAAAQLGHPVPLHAHRIPSTQGFVDAALAGIGWGLNPVDLLAQHLQAGRLVALSPEPTDIDLFWHVSRLNKSVLAPVTSAVTAAARARLTQSKSPA; translated from the coding sequence ATGCTTAACCCGAGTGATTACCCCGCCCTTGCCGCGCTCGCGGCTGTCCTGCGCCATGGCTCTTTCGACGCTGCGGCCAGAGCCCTGTCGGTGACACCCTCCGCGATCTCGCAACGGATCAAGGCGCTGGAGGATCGGCTGGGCGCCCCGCTGGTGCTGCGCGGCACCCCCTGCACCGGCACCGCGACAGGGCTGCGGCTGGCGCGGCACATGGAGGACCTTGGCCTGCTCGAAGCACAGCTTGCACAGGATCTGGGTCAGGATCGGACGCAGAACGTCCCAAGGGCACCCCTGCGCCTTGCGGTCAATGCCGACAGTCTGGCGACATGGTTTTGCGCTGCCATGGCAGGCCACGACGGGCCACTCTATCAACTTTACATAGACGACCAGGACCACAGCGCAGACTGGCTGAAACGTGGAGATGTGGTTGCCGCGGTTTCTGCCCGGGCGACAGCCGTGCCCGGATGCGATCTCTACCCGCTGGGCGCGCTGCGCTATCATGCTGTCGCCACGCCGGACTTTGTGGCGCGGTATTTTCCCGATGGCATCACCGCCGCAGCGCTGACGACAGCGCCGGCGCTGAACTTCGACGAAAAGGATCGGTTGCAAAGCACATGGGCAGCCGCCCAGCTGGGGCATCCGGTGCCCCTGCACGCGCATCGCATTCCCTCGACACAAGGTTTTGTCGATGCAGCCCTTGCAGGGATCGGCTGGGGACTGAACCCCGTCGATCTGCTCGCTCAACATCTTCAGGCGGGGCGATTGGTGGCGCTGTCGCCAGAGCCCACGGACATCGACCTGTTCTGGCATGTCTCACGCCTGAACAAATCCGTTCTCGCGCCCGTCACGAGCGCGGTGACAGCCGCTGCCCGGGCGCGACTGACCCAAAGCAAAAGCCCCGCCTGA
- a CDS encoding YebC/PmpR family DNA-binding transcriptional regulator, protein MAGHSKWANIQHRKGRQDAARSKLFSKLAKEITVAAKMGDPDPEKNPRLRLAVKTAKTQSVPKDVIDRAIKKALGGDGENYDEIRYEGYGPNGIAFIVETMTDNVNRTASNVRSYFTKAGGNLGTSGSVSFMFDRVGEITYGLEAGDADTVMMAALEAGAEDVESDEDGHWIYTADGDLAAVSDALEAALGESKESKLIWKPQNRTEVDLETAQKLMRLVETIEDDDDVQSVTANFDVPDDVAAQL, encoded by the coding sequence ATGGCAGGCCATTCTAAATGGGCAAACATTCAGCACCGGAAGGGGCGTCAGGATGCGGCCCGTTCCAAGCTGTTTTCGAAACTCGCCAAAGAGATCACGGTTGCGGCGAAAATGGGCGATCCCGATCCGGAGAAGAACCCGCGTCTGCGTCTGGCTGTGAAGACGGCGAAAACCCAGTCCGTTCCGAAAGACGTGATTGATCGCGCGATCAAAAAGGCTCTGGGTGGCGACGGCGAAAACTATGATGAAATCCGCTATGAAGGCTATGGCCCGAATGGCATTGCTTTCATCGTGGAAACGATGACCGACAACGTGAACCGCACCGCCTCAAATGTGCGCAGCTATTTCACCAAGGCGGGCGGCAACCTCGGGACCTCGGGGTCCGTGTCCTTCATGTTCGACCGGGTCGGCGAAATCACCTATGGCCTCGAAGCGGGCGATGCTGACACGGTGATGATGGCCGCGTTGGAAGCCGGGGCAGAGGATGTCGAATCCGATGAAGACGGTCACTGGATCTACACCGCCGATGGCGATCTGGCCGCTGTGTCCGATGCGCTGGAGGCGGCGCTGGGCGAATCCAAGGAAAGCAAGCTGATCTGGAAGCCGCAGAACCGCACCGAGGTGGATCTGGAAACCGCGCAGAAACTGATGCGTCTGGTGGAAACCATCGAGGACGATGATGACGTGCAGTCTGTGACGGCGAATTTCGACGTTCCCGACGATGTTGCCGCGCAGCTCTGA
- a CDS encoding LysE/ArgO family amino acid transporter, translating to MTDASLTGAALTGFLSGLSLIVAIGAQNAFVLRLGILRSHVLPVVLLCALSDAVLVTVGVFASAGVSAIVPGVLPMMRWGGAAFLLAYGARSALAAWRGGTHLDAAAQGARPLAATLVTALALTWLNPHVYLDTVVLLGAISAQFPDAQGAFALGAILASFSFFFALGYGARFLAPIFARPLSWRILDVAIALVMWTIAVRLVQGA from the coding sequence ATGACTGATGCTAGCCTGACCGGCGCTGCCTTGACCGGATTTCTGTCCGGGCTGAGCCTGATCGTCGCGATCGGCGCGCAGAATGCCTTTGTCCTGCGGCTGGGGATCCTTAGATCCCATGTCCTTCCCGTCGTGTTGCTCTGTGCCCTGTCGGATGCGGTACTGGTGACGGTGGGAGTGTTCGCCTCGGCAGGGGTGAGCGCGATCGTGCCGGGGGTTCTGCCGATGATGCGGTGGGGTGGGGCGGCGTTTTTGTTGGCCTATGGTGCGCGATCCGCCCTGGCGGCCTGGCGCGGGGGCACTCATCTTGACGCCGCTGCTCAGGGCGCGCGGCCTTTGGCGGCGACGCTTGTGACCGCGCTGGCACTGACATGGCTGAACCCGCATGTGTATCTGGACACGGTTGTTCTGCTGGGGGCGATTTCGGCGCAGTTCCCCGACGCCCAGGGGGCTTTTGCGCTCGGGGCCATTCTGGCGTCATTCAGCTTCTTCTTTGCGTTGGGATATGGGGCCCGGTTTTTGGCCCCGATCTTTGCCCGCCCGCTGTCCTGGCGGATCCTCGATGTGGCGATTGCCCTTGTCATGTGGACTATTGCCGTCCGCCTTGTGCAAGGCGCCTGA